The proteins below come from a single Hippocampus zosterae strain Florida chromosome 5, ASM2543408v3, whole genome shotgun sequence genomic window:
- the si:dkeyp-84f3.5 gene encoding zinc finger protein 91 — MPSAHGPHHFIMERQKALNSVSSTQFGGDPCTFICTECGDGFSHYTQVLAHMAIHGPLESFSFDGSSNGFEVPREYVLQENGTLAVVNGFPLSHSSAKPPSPEVLPHFTPSVKPLSPNPRPQSVPEPNLQTSMDLNNAKEKPSKFDYRCEICSRSFNSLQSLRTHHQYRNAEQSYRCTLCCKIFEGGQALESHLQEHARERFHSCSHCGKRFVKPYALVAHQKESHISVTDENSKNNEGNKFNKMYPCRKCKLQFFWLSDFQTHAQHHCKGKASNATFASEIDMKSKNNNARPVKNCYSNGNFIDLNDGNDTSHQNSSYKFHTTPSITPYRCGLCGDCFPNLIRLKEHQLTHRNREPYQQNQELINPKQKITLKFRHRRGKSKNGKLFSCKVCQRVFNHSSSLSRHMRYHKGTMHKCTFCGRQFPQRCDLIRHLTLNHKDDIEKKPGLKHLLVRPEAHNSDNKQPTSEVDLDRMRQKKAGRVNYKCQECGKRFRLAYVYQRHLRSHKRCHNKCPICPAKFMSASTLEAHLKNHPSGWHKPIVEQSSQAAGTNGKPVKSHVDDIEDDDMVDHTLNDKGHSSVVYECTECTETFLHLETFLQHQASHGSENNG, encoded by the coding sequence ATGCCTTCAGCACATGGACCACATCATTTCATTATGGAAAGGCAGAAAGCATTGAATAGTGTCTCTTCAACACAGTTCGGTGGAGATCCATGTACCTTCATCTGTACAGAGTGTGGTGATGGGTTTTCTCACTACACACAAGTGTTGGCCCACATGGCTATTCATGGACCTTTGGAatcattttcttttgatggATCATCCAATGGATTTGAAGTCCCTCGAGAATACGTGCTGCAAGAAAATGGCACATTAGCAGTTGTAAACGGCTTTCCGCTGTCGCATTCCTCTGCAAAACCACCTTCTCCTGAAGTCCTGCCACATTTCACACCCTCTGTCAAACCTTTGTCTCCTAATCCAAGGCCACAGTCCGTTCCTGAACCAAATTTACAGACGTCAATGGACTTGAACAATGCAAAGGAAAAGCCTTCCAAGTTCGATTACCGTTGTGAAATATGCAGTAGATCATTCAACAGCTTGCAAAGTTTACGTACCCACCATCAGTACAGGAACGCAGAGCAAAGTTACAGGTGTACATTGTGCTGCAAGATCTTTGAAGGTGGACAAGCACTAGAGTCACACCTCCAAGAACATGCACGAGAACGGTTCCATTCCTGTAGCCATTGTGGAAAGCGATTCGTGAAACCGTATGCCTTGGTTGCGCATCAAAAAGAGAGTCATATTTCTGTAACTGATGAAAATTCAAAGAACAATGAGGGAAACAAGTTTAACAAAATGTACCCATGTCGGAAATGCAAGTTACAGTTCTTTTGGTTGTCAGATTTTCAGACTCACGCACAGCACCATTGCAAAGGTAAAGCGTCAAATGCTACATTTGCATCAGAAATTGACATgaagtccaaaaacaacaatgctAGACCAGTTAAAAATTGTTACAGTAATGGCAATTTTATTGACCTCAATGATGGTAATGACACGAGCCATCAGAATTCAAGCTACAAATTTCACACTACACCATCTATCACACCGTACAGATGTGGTTTATGTGGGGATTGTTTCCCAAATTTAATCAGACTTAAAGAGCATCAGCTAACACATCGGAATAGGGAACCATACCAGCAGAATCAAGAATTGATCAACCCCAAGCAAAAAATAACACTTAAATTCAGACATAGAAGGGGAAAAAGTAAAAATGGCAAACTATTTTCCTGTAAGGTCTGTCAGCGTGTCTTCAATCATTCAAGTAGTTTGTCAAGGCACATGCGATACCATAAGGGTACTATgcacaaatgtacattttgtggTAGACAGTTCCCTCAGCGCTGTGATCTAATAAGGCATCTAACCCTGAATCACAAAGATGACATAGAAAAGAAACCAGGATTGAAACACTTGTTAGTACGACCAGAGGCCCACAATTCAGACAATAAACAGCCCACATCAGAAGTAGATCTGGACAGGATGAGACAGAAGAAAGCAGGCCGGGTCAACTACAAGTGTCAAGAATGCGGGAAGAGATTTCGGCTGGCATATGTTTACCAGCGTCATTTGCGCTCTCACAAAAGATGTCACAATAAGTGTCCCATATGTCCTGCTAAATTCATGAGTGCTTCCACACTTGAGGCTCACCTTAAGAATCACCCAAGCGGTTGGCATAAACCCATTGTGGAACAATCATCTCAGGCCGCTGGTACGAATGGGAAGCCTGTGAAGAGTCATGTCGATGATATAGAGGACGATGACATGGTGGACCACACCCTAAATGACAAAGGACATTCCAGTGTTGTTTATGAATGCACTGAGTGCACAGAGACATTCTTGCACCTGGAGACTTTTCTTCAACACCAGGCTTCTCATGGCTCAGAGAACAATGGGTAA